GAGGATTTTTGATTTTTTTGCCCTCTTTGATTACATTAAAATTATCTCCGACTTTAATATTTTGACTTTTCCCGCCGGAAGTTATTAGGTTACCATCTTCATACCCAAGAATATACCCGCGCCATGGTTTGTCTAACATGTTCTCTATAATGTTGGATGCCAAGTTTGAGATAGCAGCATCTATAGCCTTGTCATTTAACTGACCATCGTATGCACTCTTTGCACCAACACCCATTATACTTCCGGCTTCACTATATGCGCTTCCTTTTCCTTCCTCGGAATAGATAATTTGTCCAGTACTAACATCTACAATACGGATATGAACTTTGGCAAAAGCTTCTTGTTTTTTTACTCTGCTGAAAATGCCGACATCACTCACCTCTTTTCTGCCAAATTCAGTAATAGAGCCTAAAATGAGATAATCAGCAGAATTTTTTAATGAAGAAGATCCCTCCATTTCAAGCTCTTTTTGAATTTTCGATAAATCTGCACGTTCAAGCATAATAAATTTACCTGTTTCAAAAAGCTTTGAAGATAAAATATCCATAGCCTGCTTTCCTATACGATCGTTATTTTCATCAATAAAAAAACTTTGTCCATACCTCGTTTCATTCGAAAAGCGCCCTATGGCTACTTTTCTCTTTAAACCACTTGGCTCATCCGCTTTTTTCTCCTTAATACTCTTGCTAACCTCAGGTATCTCACTAGTGGGTGTTTCATGTGTTTTTGTATGTTGCATAGTTGCACAGCCAGTGAATATAAGCGTTAGACCAAAGAAAATAAACAGTTTTTTGAAAGTCATATAAACTCCTTTTAAAATAATTATATAAACATAATATAATAATTAAACTTAAATCACACATGACATCTCACTTCATAATAAAAAACTATAGTTATCAACCAATAAAAGGAAAGTAAAAGCTTTGGATGGTTATAATTCCATCCTCTTAAAGATGTCAGGGTAGCTCAGCTGGTTAGAGCACTGGTCTCATAAGCCGGGGGTCGGGGGTTCGAGTCCCCCCTCTGACACCATTTTTTAAGAGAACTTTTTACATTCCGGATTAGCTCAGCGGTAGAGTAGGTGACTGTTAATCACTTGGTCACTGGTTCGAATCCAGTATCCGGAGCCATTACTTTTTAAACCCCTAAATACCGTACTTTCCAACTGAATTATTTACTTACTGTGCCCATAATGTGCCCAAACGTTCCCACTATATATTTCCTAAAAAAGAAGCTCTTGTAATATTCTCTCTTTTTCTATATTTAGCATACATTTGCAGAGTCATTGAAGCATCAGCGTGACCAAGCATATTACTAACCCAAAGTATATCTTCACTATTTTCTATCATTACAGTAGCAAACGTGTGTCTCATCTGATATATTGTTCTATATTCAATGTTACATTCCTTGAGTAAGTTCTTCCACTTTGAATCTCTAATGCGTTTGATGTCATAATAATGTTCATCATACTTATTTAAAAATACATAGCTTTTATGTTTTGAAGTCAAGTTATACTGCTCTTGTAGATATGGAAGTAAATTGTCTAATATGTCTATAGTTCTGATTGAGTTCTTAGTCTTAGGAGTAGATATCTCTCCCATCTTAATAGCTCTCTTAATATGAATCTCTTTGTTTAGCAAATCCACATCATCCCATTTTAGACCTATCATCTCTCCACTTCTTAAACCAGTAAAGAAACCAAGAGCAGTAAAAGCTTTCATCTCATCTTTTGCAGTTGAGATAATTAACTTCATTTCCTCTAATGAGAATGACTTAACATCTATCTTGTCTAGCTTAGGAGTTTTAATTCTAGATATTGGATTTTTATCTATTATCTCATCTCTCATAGCATCTTCAAATATAGTGTTAAATGTAGCTCTTATGTTTCTTACTCGTCTAGGCTTTAAAGTATCAAGTAACTTGTTCTGCCATAGCTGTATATCTGAGGGTTTTATAATATTTAATCTTTTATTACCAAATGTCGGATAGATATGAAGTCTAAGAGAAGTCTCATAGTCATAGGTAGTTGTAGGCTTTCTCGTTTTAGAGTGAAGCTCTAAACTAATCTTTGCATATTCATTAACAGTTGGTATTTTAGATTTTTCAGTTTCAAAGAACTTTCCTGAGTTTAGCTTATAGATAAGCTCAGGAATTATATTGTTAGTAGCAAGTTTACGGTTAGCCTTAGTATCATCAAGATTTAGAGTTCTTTTATATCTAGTTGATTGATGATAAAACGTTATCCACAATTTGCCGTTGCGATTGAACAGTTTCATTGGATTCCTTTTCGACCATCCAAGAATCTATTGCAACTCTATCAAACAGTATTTTACCACTCTTTTTAAAAAAGTGTATGCCCTCTATAAAATACTCATCTTTTAACTTATAGATTCTATCGTTTGAATAACTGAGATATTCAGCCAACTCACGTACACTTAACCATCTTTTTGTGAAGCTGTTCTCTAGATTAGAATTTAGCTTTTGGATTAACTCAAACATTTTAGGAAGTAGTTTTAAACTTTCAAATTCTATGTTCATCGCCCTACTCCTAAAACGGCATCTTAAAGAGTCCACGCTTAGTAAGCTCATCAAGTAGTTCATGATATTTAGTCAGTAGTTCATCATATTGAGAATCGTTTGGCATAACGCCTTGCATCTCTTTTGAGAGTCTCTTTTCAAACGCAATCAGTCCATCATTAGAGTATGTTTTTAAATCCTCTTCAAATGTCTGTTTCTCTTTTACATAGACATCATGTACTTTTATGATGTCTTTTCTTAGTTGGTAAGTTTCTTTTGCATCTTGGAGTAGCTCATAAAAATATAAAAGAGTTGGAGAGTTATCATGAATTAAAAGTCTCATTATTTGTCTCTTGATTGGTTTACGAGCATCTTCAAGAGAGTATCTGTAAGATATCTTTTCAATCTTCTCCATAGGCGTAGTTATCTGCATAAACTCTTTATTATCATAGTGAGTTGAGATATATTCCCATACTGGTAGTATCTCTGCTCTGTTACGATTGGATGAATTAATTTGAGCATCTGTAAGTGATGATATATTTATGAGTTTTATAAACTTACATCCAAGCTCAAACAAGCTCTGTGAACGATTCAATGCGTCTTCTATAGTATCTATCCCATACTCTTTTAAAAACTCTCTGTGCATCTCAAACTCAACGTTAAATATAGGTTTGTTTATATCCAATCCATTAACTCCAAAGTAGTTATGCATAATCTCTTTTTTTATCTCTGATGCATTTTCTAGTTCTTTTAGTTTGTTGTAGATTCTAAGCAAAAAAGGTTTTTTACCAACATAGTACGTCTCTAACTCATATCCAGTTGAACGCTCCCCAATATTTGCAGAGTGATTTTTCTTTTTAGATAGTATCATCTCTTTTTTTAGATAGTTGAAATTATGTTGCAGGAACATATTTACATCTATCCTTGTTACTGGAAAATAGTTAGGTTTTAATAGAGCACCTTTTAACAGTTGAGTGTTTATGTATTCAACAAGTGACTTTAAACCCAATGTATATATTCCAATGGCATTTAATTGAACTCTGATGTTGTGAATGTTCTGAGCTTTTTCTGAGTCTTTAAATCCAACTCTAAAGAATTCATGGTTAAACCATAAAAAGCCATCTCTACCCATTCCACTATATTTTACATCTATGTTGTTGATAGTAATGATTATGTCATTATCTGCATAAGCATAGTTAAGAGCTGTGAATTCTGTTTTTTTATCTTCTATTTGCTCTATGATATTTTCATAAAACGCATCATATTTGCCACCGCTTTGAGCGAAATAATACAGAGCATCTGTACCGCTGATATGAGGTATATTTTTTATCTTATTATTTTCCATTGTATATTTCCTATCAAGTGCCTTGCACTCTTACTTTGAAGAACATTTGTATATATTCTTTATGACTTACGTCAGGGGGTGTTACTAGAACCCCCTTTGCAATTAGAATTGATATATTTTAGGCATAGCTATAGCCTTGTAGTTTTATCAATCAACAGTATTCTTAGTGTTTGTGTGATTGGTAACGGCTTTTAATCTCTGTCTCTAGATGCTCAGGCGCTTCTAGCCGACATAGATTACAGCTCGTTACAAACTCAGACTCTTTCAAAGACTCTGAGCTTTATTGTGTTAGATTCCGAAGAAAGTTATGTTTTGTCCAAAGTATCCAACATCTACTTCAATAGTTTTACCTATTGAGTCTTTGTGTTTTAGAAATACTTCATCTTTGACACTTATGTCGATAAGCTCTTGCTTTACAGAACCATTTTTAGTTGGCTTTTTTATTAAAAGCTGTAGCTTTGAGCGTGAAGGAGTTGTTGCTCCAGTCTCTTTGTTTGTGTACTCGTCTGTTTTGAATGTGTTCAGTAACACAGCACTTAGTTTTAACATTTTTTTGTCTCCTATGACATTTGTTTTTGGAGACTAGCTAGTCATTTTTGGTTATTCGTAATTACAAGGCGTAGTTTATAGGAATGCCATTTTTTTTGTCAGTTATTAACGGGGAGATAAGGAAGTTTGTAAAGTTTAACTTTTACTTAAAGATTTTAAAGCGTTTGTAAATGACTTTAAGAAGTGTTCTGTAAATTCTATTTCTTCTTCGGAACGGTTTATTTTCAATCTTTTATCAGTAAACTCATGGAGTCTAAATCCATTAAAAATTGACCGTTCTCTTATTGGTTGTTTAGCTTTTTCTAATGGAACTATAGGTTCTTTTATATGTCTTAAACTTGGAAATAAATAATATGAAGATAATCTAGCCACTTCTAAAGCTTTCTCTATTGGTACACTTTGATGTGATGAATGCTTATATATGCCAATTACATATGCGTACCAGCTATTATAAATATCAGCTTTTGATATGTACATATCACTGTTAACATATGGTTTCATTTTGCCAATTGCATTTATTTCAAAATGTTTGTCTTCATGTTTTGAAATTTCTGCACAATAATGTATGCTTCTCGCCATCATTCTAGTATTATCACAATATTCTTTTACAACTTCCATTTGAAGTTCGGACTCTTTGCTATCAATACTTGGGTGCATCATATCAACTTCAAATTTAGGTTTTAAAAATTTAACTCTATCATTTACGGTTTTTCCACGATTAGTAGCTATATCAATATTTTTATCACCACTCTTTGCTTTCTCTATTGCTACACGAGTTTCAAAGAGTTCATAATGTTGCCAACCGAAATGAGATAAATTTATATATGAAGAAAGATATTTTTCGTCATCAATTACAGTCACTTGGTCATATTTCAACATATCATATATATAATAAATCAAATCTAAATGTAGTTTGTCTTCTATATCATTACTAGTTGATAATTCTTCTATCATCTCATCATAAGTATTGTGCCAAACTTCAATAGCTTCCTCTTCATTAATAAAACCACGAGTGTGTATATTGTGTTTTTTTCGTTGATGTATAGATTGAAATATCTTTTCCATATAACTTTGCAACAGATAAAATGGCATGGTGGGGTGAAGGTTGTGTATAGTAGTTTTAAGTGCAACTAGGATTAAAGCATCCCAATTTTTCTTTGGAAGAGTTAGAGCGATAGTCTTAAAAAAGTCAGTTGTTAATTTTTGATTAACATCTAATAGTTCATACAAAAGCGTTATAGGTCTTATTAATAATGACTATATTTCATTGGACAATAAAATATCAATTCGTTTTAGAACCATTAAAAATGACATACTAAACATTGTTATCAGATAAATAACAATAAGAGAAACTATTCCATTTAATGTAATTTTATATTGAAGAATATCAAATAATTCCATATCTTTATGATCTATAAAAATAACAAAGAACAGTAAACTAATTACAATTCCAACAGAAAGGAGTACGGTAAAAGATATATTAGTGAATGTCTCTTTAAGTAATTTAACTTTAAGTCTTCTTGTTTCTGTAGATTGATCATTTTCTTTAACTGTTTTACTTATAATGTCGAACAAAATAAACAGCATATTGAATAATAATGCAGAAAAAATTGAGAATGCTGTTAGAAAAATATTTGAATTCTCCTTGCCGAGAGAAAAACCACTATACAACACCAAAATACTAATAATCAATGGAATTATTATAAAAACTGTAATATCTTTTTTTATAATTTTTCCACTTCTAGCATCAACAAAGGTCTTAAAATTATTTTTTACAATATCTAAAATATTCATTTTTACAAACATTTAATTAATCCCAAATCATATCAGATAAATTAGTAGATATACTTGCTGATACCAATCTTAAACTATCAATAGTTGGATGACCATTTGCACCAAGCACAACATCATTAGTAACATCGTAACTATGTCTAACTTTTCTTGCATTAACTAAATCAACCGTTTTTGTTTTGCCATCTCTACGTAGTTCCACCTTAACATTATCATAGTTAACTGTAGGAGCTCCTACAAGAGTAGATAATTGAGTAATCATAGTTGGATAATCACTTGGGTCAGTTGTGGAAAATAAATCACTTACTGGTCTTTGTAATTGTTGGGCAAAGGTTCTGTTCCTTTTAATAGCAACACTAAATTCAGCGTCATATGCATGTATATTATCTTGACTATACATATCCGCTATATCTGAGTATGTACTTTTAATAAATCTTATACGCTTTACTTCACTAGTTGCGAAGTAACTCCCTATTATCTCTGGAAACACTAAAGGGTCTATATGTAACATGTACTTATCTCGTGGAAATATAGTATTAATATGTTCCTGTAAATAAGTTTCTAGTATCGTACGAATACCAAAAATTTTAAATCTTTGTAAAAAAAGCAATGCATTCTCACTACCAGTGCCAGTTTGTAGGTAAAAATAAAAGGGTAATAATTCTGCTTCTTGAATTGTACGCGTAGTAGAACTACTACTAACAGTATGATGTAGTTCGCTTTCATAACCATATTCACCAACTTTAAAAATACCATCAATCGAATTTGTCATAATATTTTTAGAACCAGCCTTGATTGCTTTCTTCTCATCAACGTCTACATTTGCATTAACTAGAATTTCATCATGAAATGTCTCAAATATTGACACTAAAGAAAAAAGACCAGTATTTACATTTTCATACCGACGAATTTCGGTGTTAAAAAGCTTTATTATATATGGAGAAAGTGTAATCATAAATTATATATCCATTTTTTTAAAATTATTTGTTTCTAAAACTATCTTTATATTATGGTAATTCTGCTAGTTTTGTAAACTTAACCGCAATCTGACGAGATGTATCTTCCTGAAGGTGTCCAATTAGAATAGTGTTACCAAAACCATTACTTATATCCTGTTCTTGAAATAAAATTGTAATATTAGTTAATGGGTGAAAAATATTTGGAAGACTACTATTATGCTTATTAACATCAATTTTTGCTGTAAATTTATGATGCACACTACTATACTCACCTAAATAATAATAAGCACTATCCCCACCAAATATACGCCCTGTTTCAAACACTACAACACCAGAACCCGCATTTTGA
The sequence above is drawn from the Candidatus Sulfurimonas baltica genome and encodes:
- a CDS encoding CsgG/HfaB family protein — translated: MTFKKLFIFFGLTLIFTGCATMQHTKTHETPTSEIPEVSKSIKEKKADEPSGLKRKVAIGRFSNETRYGQSFFIDENNDRIGKQAMDILSSKLFETGKFIMLERADLSKIQKELEMEGSSSLKNSADYLILGSITEFGRKEVSDVGIFSRVKKQEAFAKVHIRIVDVSTGQIIYSEEGKGSAYSEAGSIMGVGAKSAYDGQLNDKAIDAAISNLASNIIENMLDKPWRGYILGYEDGNLITSGGKSQNIKVGDNFNVIKEGKKIKNPQTNTMVTLPGKNIATIEIINTIGDTPDTEVSLATVTSGNLNEYTVKKEFSGLYIEVKKDK
- a CDS encoding site-specific integrase, producing MKLFNRNGKLWITFYHQSTRYKRTLNLDDTKANRKLATNNIIPELIYKLNSGKFFETEKSKIPTVNEYAKISLELHSKTRKPTTTYDYETSLRLHIYPTFGNKRLNIIKPSDIQLWQNKLLDTLKPRRVRNIRATFNTIFEDAMRDEIIDKNPISRIKTPKLDKIDVKSFSLEEMKLIISTAKDEMKAFTALGFFTGLRSGEMIGLKWDDVDLLNKEIHIKRAIKMGEISTPKTKNSIRTIDILDNLLPYLQEQYNLTSKHKSYVFLNKYDEHYYDIKRIRDSKWKNLLKECNIEYRTIYQMRHTFATVMIENSEDILWVSNMLGHADASMTLQMYAKYRKRENITRASFLGNI
- a CDS encoding helix-turn-helix domain-containing protein, which gives rise to MNIEFESLKLLPKMFELIQKLNSNLENSFTKRWLSVRELAEYLSYSNDRIYKLKDEYFIEGIHFFKKSGKILFDRVAIDSWMVEKESNETVQSQRQIVDNVLSSIN
- a CDS encoding GrlR family regulatory protein, which gives rise to MIEGLWLVEFQNVQNAGSGVVVFETGRIFGGDSAYYYLGEYSSVHHKFTAKIDVNKHNSSLPNIFHPLTNITILFQEQDISNGFGNTILIGHLQEDTSRQIAVKFTKLAELP